Genomic segment of Thermodesulfobacteriota bacterium:
TGCCCAGCCTGGCGCCGTGCGGCTACCGGGACTCCAAGGTCCTGCTGCCGGCGGCCCGCGAGGCCCTCTACGTGCAGCTTGCCGCCTCGGGGGCCCGCATCGGCGTCGGCGTCGTGAGCCCGGCCCGCATCGACCGGGTCAATATCCTCAAGGCCTCCCTGGAGGCCATGGCCTTGGCGGTGGCCGATCTCGGCCCGCCACCGGACGTTCTCCTGGTCGACGGCCGCTTCCGGGTGCCGGCGGCCATCCCGCAGCACACCCTGGTGCGGGGGGAGGAGGCCAGCCGCTCCATTGCGGCGGCCTCCATCGTGGCCAAGGTGCTGCGGGATCGGCTCATGGACGATCTGCACGACCGCTTTCCCCAGTACAACTTCCGCAGCAACAAGGGCTATCCCACGGCCGAGCACCGGCGGGCCCTGGCGGTCCACGGTCCTTGCGCGGCCCACCGCCGCACCTTCCGGGGGGTGCGGGAGCAGATGTCCGGAGGGGACACACCGTGACCCAGGCCAGGCTGCGGTTGGGGGCCGGGGGCGAGGATCTGGCCTGCCGGCTGCTGGCCAGCCGCGGCTACCGGATCGTCTGCCGCAACTGGCGCGGCCGCACCGGCGAGCTCGATATCGTCGCCGAGGAGCAGGGCTGCACCGTGTTCGTGGAGGTCAAGACCCGCCGCGACGCCAGCCACGGCCACCCGGCGGAGGCGATTACCCCGGCCAAGCAGCGGCAGCTGGCCCGGGTGGCCACCGAGTACCTGGTTCGGACCGGCGGTCTCGACCGGCCGGCTCGTTTCGACGTGGTCGCCATCTTCCTGGATCGGCCGGAGCCGGAGGTGGAGATCATCGCCAACGCCTTCGATCTGCCCTGACCACTCCCCCCGATGACCATCTCCCTGGCGATCACCATGGGCTGCCCGGTTGGGATCGGCCCGGAGATCATCCTGAAGCTCTTCGGCACCGGCAGCCCCTGGCCCGGGATCCGGCCGGTGGTCTTCGGCGACCCCGGGGTGCTTGCCCATCAGGCGCGGCTGTTGGGCCTGCCAGCGCGGTTGGTCCCGTGGCAGCCAGGGGAGACCGGGGCAGCCGATGGCTTGGCCGTAGCGGCGGTGACAAGCCTCGATCCCCGCGCCCTCGCCTGGGGCCAGCCCAATGCCGCCACCGGCCGGGCGATGGCCGCCTGCATCCAGGCCGCCGTGGCGGCGGTGCAGGCCGGGCTGTGCGCCGGCCTGGTGACGGCGCCCATTGCCAAGGGGCCGCTGGCTGCCGCCGGCTTGCCCTACCCGGGCCATACCGAGATGCTGGCCGCCCTTTGTCGCTGCGACGATTTCGCCATGATGATGGCGGGATCCCGCCTCAAGGTCAGCCTGGTCACCATCCATACCGCCCTGGCGCGGGTGCCGGCCCTCCTGAGCCAAGCCGAGGTGCTGCGCCTGGTGCGGCTCACCCACCGGGCCTTGCGCCAGGACTTCGGCCTGGCGGCCCCCCGGCTGGCCGTGGCGGGGCTCAATCCCCACGCCGGTGAGGGCGGCCTGTTCGGGGACGAAGAGGCGCGGCTGATCGCCCCGGCGGTGGCGGCGGCCCGCCGGGAGGGGGTGGCGGCGAGCGGCCCGTTGCCACCGGATACCGTCTTCCACGCCGGTGCCGCCGGTGCCTTTGATGCGGTGGTGGCCATGTACCACGATCAGGGGCTCATCCCTTTCAAGCTCCTGCACTTCCAGGATGGGGTCAACGTCACCATCGGCTTGCCTCTGGTGCGCACCTCGGTGGACCATGGCACGGCCTACGACATTGCCGGCCGGGGGGTGGCGTCCACGGACAGCCTGGCCGCTGCCGTCCAGCTGGCCGCCGCCATGGTCGAGGCCCGGGCGGCAGGCGGCGCGCCCGAGGGCGGTCTGAAGGCCCAGCCCGCCGCCGGCGCAGCCAGTGGATGCAGCCACCACCCAAGAGGCGTATGATATGGGACAGTCGGCAGAAGGGCTGCGCCCGGTGCCGGGCGCGGCGGGCCGGCCGGGGCTGCTGGTGGCCTTCGAGGGCATCGACGGCGCCGGCAAGTCCACCCAGATACGGCTTCTGGCCTCCTGGCTGGCGGAGCAGGGCTGGCCGGTGACCGCCACCCGGGAGCCCACCGACGGCCCCTGCGGCCGGCAGCTGCGGCAGGCGGCACGAAGCGGCCGCCGCCTGCCCCTCGCCGAGGAACTGGCCCTGTTCCTGGCTGATCGCCGCCAGCATGTGGATGAGGTGCTGCGGCCCGCCCTGGCCAACGGCCGGATCGTGCTCACCGACCGCTATTACCTGTCCACCGTGGCCTATCAGGGTGCAGCCGGCGGGGATCCGGACGAGATCCTGGCCATGAACGAGGCCTTCGCGCCGCGGCCGGATCTGGTCCTGGTGCTGGAGCTGCCGGTGTCGGCCGGCCTCGCCCGCATCGAGCGCCAGCGGGGCCAGGGGCCGGACGCCTTCGAGCAGGGGCGTTTTCTGGAACGGGTGGCGGCCATCTTTCAGGGCCTGGCGATGGACGGTATGCGACGTCTGGCTGCCGGGGGCGCCCCGGATGAGGTGCAGGCGGCGATCCGGGCGGAGGTGACCGGGCTTCTCCGGCGCCGGGGGTGGCTGGCCCATGATCCGCGGGCAGAGGGGATGAGGGAATGACAAGACGATGGACGCCGGTCAGTCTGCTGGCCCTGGCGCTGTTTGCGGCCGGTTGCGGTATCACGGCCGGCAGCCAGCCGGCAGCGCCGGTGGCGCTGGACATGACCGGAGCGGTCGCGCGGCCGCCGTTGGATTCCGCCTGCGCCTACTATTATTTTCTGGCCGGCAAGACCGCGGCCCGGGAGCGGCGGCTGGAGGAGGCCCGGGAGGCCCTGGACAAGGCCCTTCTGTGCGATCCCGACTCGGAGGCGCTGCTGGCGGAGCTGGTCAGCCTGCTCCTGGCGACCAACGGCCAGGAGGAGGCGGTGGCGCGACTGGAGGAGACGGTGCAGGCGCGGCCCGGCAGCGTGCCGGTGCGCGTCCTGCTGGCCCGGGTGTACGGTGCCACCGGCCGGTTCCAGGAGGCAGCCGCGGCCTGCCGGGAGATACTCGCCCGCCAGCCGGACAACACCGAGATCCTGCTCATGCTCGGCACCTTGAGCGTCCGCAACCGGGATTATGACGGCGCCAAGAATGCCCTGTCCCGCCTGGTGAGCCTGGAGCCGGATTCCTTTCCCGGCCACTATTATCTGGCCCGCCTGCACCGGGATCTCCGGGAGGTGGATGCGGCCCTGGCTGCCTACGACCGGGCAGTGGCGCTTAGGCCCACGCCTCGCCTGCGGCTGGAGGCGGTGGAGCTCCTGGAGGAGGCAGGGCGGGTCGACCAGGCCCTCGGCCGCTACCGGTCGCTGCTGGCCGAGGCGGAGGAGGGGGACGCCGAGGAGATCCGGGGCCGGATCGTCAATCTCCTGCTGAGGGAGGGGCGCTCGGATGAGGCCCTGGCCGAGCTGCAGGCCCTGAAGGCCGCGGCCAGCGACCGTACCCGGGCCCTGTTTGCCATCGGCCGGATCCTCTTGGAGCAGGAGCGCTTCCAGGAGGCGGTGCAGGAGCTGGCGCCCGAGGCGGACGGCCAGCCGGGCAACGGCGCCCTCCAGTATCTGCTCGCCCTGGCCCTTCAGGGGGCGGGT
This window contains:
- a CDS encoding ribonuclease HII, with the protein product MRLWPATDPGDGLGYERQLLAQGYATVAGVDEAGRGPLAGPVVAACVVLPSLAPCGYRDSKVLLPAAREALYVQLAASGARIGVGVVSPARIDRVNILKASLEAMALAVADLGPPPDVLLVDGRFRVPAAIPQHTLVRGEEASRSIAAASIVAKVLRDRLMDDLHDRFPQYNFRSNKGYPTAEHRRALAVHGPCAAHRRTFRGVREQMSGGDTP
- a CDS encoding YraN family protein, producing the protein MTQARLRLGAGGEDLACRLLASRGYRIVCRNWRGRTGELDIVAEEQGCTVFVEVKTRRDASHGHPAEAITPAKQRQLARVATEYLVRTGGLDRPARFDVVAIFLDRPEPEVEIIANAFDLP
- the pdxA gene encoding 4-hydroxythreonine-4-phosphate dehydrogenase PdxA — translated: MTISLAITMGCPVGIGPEIILKLFGTGSPWPGIRPVVFGDPGVLAHQARLLGLPARLVPWQPGETGAADGLAVAAVTSLDPRALAWGQPNAATGRAMAACIQAAVAAVQAGLCAGLVTAPIAKGPLAAAGLPYPGHTEMLAALCRCDDFAMMMAGSRLKVSLVTIHTALARVPALLSQAEVLRLVRLTHRALRQDFGLAAPRLAVAGLNPHAGEGGLFGDEEARLIAPAVAAARREGVAASGPLPPDTVFHAGAAGAFDAVVAMYHDQGLIPFKLLHFQDGVNVTIGLPLVRTSVDHGTAYDIAGRGVASTDSLAAAVQLAAAMVEARAAGGAPEGGLKAQPAAGAASGCSHHPRGV
- the tmk gene encoding dTMP kinase, with the protein product MGQSAEGLRPVPGAAGRPGLLVAFEGIDGAGKSTQIRLLASWLAEQGWPVTATREPTDGPCGRQLRQAARSGRRLPLAEELALFLADRRQHVDEVLRPALANGRIVLTDRYYLSTVAYQGAAGGDPDEILAMNEAFAPRPDLVLVLELPVSAGLARIERQRGQGPDAFEQGRFLERVAAIFQGLAMDGMRRLAAGGAPDEVQAAIRAEVTGLLRRRGWLAHDPRAEGMRE
- a CDS encoding tetratricopeptide repeat protein → MTRRWTPVSLLALALFAAGCGITAGSQPAAPVALDMTGAVARPPLDSACAYYYFLAGKTAARERRLEEAREALDKALLCDPDSEALLAELVSLLLATNGQEEAVARLEETVQARPGSVPVRVLLARVYGATGRFQEAAAACREILARQPDNTEILLMLGTLSVRNRDYDGAKNALSRLVSLEPDSFPGHYYLARLHRDLREVDAALAAYDRAVALRPTPRLRLEAVELLEEAGRVDQALGRYRSLLAEAEEGDAEEIRGRIVNLLLREGRSDEALAELQALKAAASDRTRALFAIGRILLEQERFQEAVQELAPEADGQPGNGALQYLLALALQGAGDNPRARAMLERIGPDSEVREDARLRLAALEQAAGNAAAAEAVLRAEIARDGGATVQIFLALAGLLEDLRRNDDASAALLRGLELFPDDGRLIFAQGVLLDKQGDLEGALARMESLLELEPDNAFALNYVGYTWADRGLRLPEALAYIERAVALRPDDGFIRDSLGWVHFRLGNLEQASAELERAVALEPEDPTILEHLGDVCAEAGQLKRAAEAYEAAARLYQEDGKRAAAAGKAEAVRRRLSGRE